The Gadus macrocephalus chromosome 20, ASM3116895v1 genome includes a region encoding these proteins:
- the ttf2 gene encoding transcription termination factor 2, producing MIGQNENYKFHSIRRMQRYWLGMEKVYCKAHDRECMLKTGVKEGPNKGKSFYVCIDKQGCDFTQVASIPASHCLHHPDSMVELQAISHNPKQAIHRLYYRCVSGKKEGLKWCGNVPWTEGERDRRSPLVSRQLQPSVLPPVRNPFKASEKSGQESEWRRIQSGAAGGMRGRREEQDEGGRTGRGGSGSDEEDGGENVESYRGKALPAGMKIKKRGSDEKGCSPDGEKTRTTTTEVEPKDKRGDGEGKKDRIRSGSMYNVETPSPNSQNPLGDLPQPPLGLISAAGSKVNSVDSSSPRLTDPPRSALPTTGEKPNRSPDPAPKDPREDPQPARSETTNPLTSCHSPRGEEEEAEDDDDDDDVQIVSVKPGKQTTSPPLALVQKTLTAFPGFKAAPQVKGQPDDPRGLQNLLLNQLQQKKATLSVVNLSALPDKGERLKSQVKELEDALNSLSLTVASQPEPQEEASSDVKPRSGGPHPPKLFSRVGGTILLPAPGPYQQQATGGGLELGLSQGSGQMFGANSTAQAFYGGRMTETRGIAVKNATNEAIDHLHRSLETCPGPEQEVPDPRGIKVPLMTHQRQALAWLLWRENQMPCGGIMADDMGLGKTLTMIALILALKKKPKEEEKEDKKVENWFSKNDPSLVVSKATLVICPASLVHHWKKEIERHVKTDRLSVYLYHGPNRQKNAALLASHDVVVTTYSLVSKEIPVAKDGPGHPTKDSEYTVCASAPLLSVAWDRVILDEAHNIKNPKVQTSMAVCRLRARARWAVTGTPIQNNLLDMYSLLKFLRCAPFDEFKLWKFQVDNGSKRGGERLNILTQSLLLRRTKHQADSSGKPLVSLPSRTCLVHRLTLSKEEQSVYDVVFAQSRSTLQNYLQRHEGRAMDKAHANAPNPFNKVAQEFGVSQSDPKAPITQKPQQGSSTIHILSLLLRLRQCCSHLSLLKKTLDATELEGDGVVLSLEEQLNALSLSTGTPSSSGPGSEDTVSLNGSRFPSCLFEDPSKSTKISALVSELKAIRKSDPDQKSVIVSQWTSMLKIVAVHLRTLGLKYAVIDGTVPPKNRMDLVEDFNTNPMGPQVMLVSLCAGGVGLNLIGGNHLFLIDMHWNPALEDQACDRIYRVGQRRDVTIHRFVCEGTVEDKIATLQEKKKELAQKVLSGTGSTFTKLSLADLRVIFGV from the exons ATGATTGGGCAAAACGAAAATTACAAATTTCATAGCATTCGTCGAATGCAACGTTACTGGTTAGGTATGGAGAAGGTTTATTGCAAGGCCCATG ATAGGGAGTGTATGTTGAAAACTGGCGTGAAGGAGGGACCGAATAAGGGCAAAAGTTTTTATGTCTGCATTGACAAACAGGGATGTGATTTCACCCAAGTGGCAAG CATTCCAGCATCTCACTGCCTCCACCACCCAGACTCCATGGTCGAGCTCCAGGCCATTTCCCACAACCCAAAGCAAGCCatccacag GTTGTACTACCGCTGTGTGTCAGGGAAGAAGGAGGGTCTGAAGTGGTGTGGAAATGTTCCTTGGACTGAA ggggagagagatcggCGCAGTCCCCTTGTTAGCCGTCAGCTGCAGCCCTCTGTCTTGCCGCCGGTTCGAAACCCGTTCAAGGCATCAGAAAAAAGCGGGCAGGAGTCCGAATGGAGGAGGATCCAGAGCGGAGCGGCGGGTGGAATGAGAGGACGGCGTGAGGAGCAGGACGAAGGGGGTAGAACGGGCAGAGGAGGGAGTGGCAGTGACgaagaggatggaggagagaatGTGGAGTCCTACCGGGGTAAAGCTCTCCCTGCTGGGATGAAGATCAAGAAGAGAGGTTCCGATGAGAAGGGGTGCAGCCCCGACGGCGAGAAAACAAGAACCACGACAACCGAGGTCGAGCCGAAGGACAAGAGAGGCGAcggagaaggaaagaaagatagaATACGTTCTGGTTCGATGTACAATGTTGAAACGCCATCACCAAACTCCCAGAATCCTCTTGGAGACCTTCCCCAACCACCACTTGGTCTCATCAGTGCTGCTGGGTCAAAGGTTAACTCTGTGGATAGCTCCTCGCCACGTCTTACGGACCCGCCTAGGTCAGCCCTCCCCACTACAGGTGAGAAACCAAACCGGTCCCCGGACCCTGCACCTAAAGACCCCCGAGAGGACCCACAACCGGCCAGAAGTGAGACCACCAACCCCTTGACATCCTGTCACTCACCCcgaggtgaggaagaggaggcagaggatgatgatgacgacgacgacgtccAGATCGTCTCAGTGAAGCCCGGCAAGCAGACCACCAGCCCGCCGCTGGCCCTCGTTCAGAAGACCCTCACCGCCTTCCCAGGGTTCAAAGCGGCTCCCCAGGTCAAAGGACAACCGGATGACCCAAGGGGGCTGCAGAACCTGCTCCTCAACCAGCTTCAACAGAAGAAG GCCACCCTGTCTGTGGTGAACCTTTCTGCTCTGCCAGATAAGGGCGAAAGACTGAAGTCTCAggtgaaggagctggaggatgCCCTGAATTCCCTGAGTCTGACCGTCGCCTCCCAGCCGG AGCCCCAGGAAGAGGCTAGTTCTGATGTTAAGCCCCGCAGCGGGGGTCCCCACCCTCCCAAGCTGTTTAGTCGTGTGGGGGGAACCATTCTTCTCCCGGCCCCCGGACCCTACCAGCAGCAGGCCACCGGGGGGGGCCTGGAGCTGGGACTGAGTCAGGGATCCGGCCAGATGTTTGGAG CCAACTCCACGGCTCAAGCGTTCTATGGTGGCAGGATGACTGAGACCCGGGGAATCGCAGTGAAGAATGCCACCAACGAGGCCATTGACCACCTCCACCGGTCCCTGGAGACCTGCCCTGGACCTGAACAAGAGGTCCCGGATCCCAGGGGCATCAAG GTGCCACTCATGACTCACCAGAGGCAGGCTCTGGCTTGGCTGCTTTGGAGGGAGAACCAGATGCCCTGCGGAGGAATTATGG CTGATGACATGGGTCTTGGGAAGACGTTGACCATGATCGCTCTCATTCTGGCCCTCAAGAAGAAACCcaaagaggaagaaaaggaggaCAAGAAGGTGGAGAACTGGTTCTCGAAGAACG ACCCCAGCCTGGTGGTTTCCAAGGCAACGCTGGTCATATGCCCCGCCTCCCTGGTGCACCATTGGAAGAAGGAGATCGAAAGACACGTGAAGACGGATCGACTTAGCGTCTACCTCTACCACGGACCCAACCGGCAGAAGAACGCTGCGCT acttgCTAGTCATGACGTTGTGGTAACCACCTACAGTCTCGTTTCCAAGGAGATTCCTGTTGCTAAGGACGGACCTGGGCATCCCACCAAGGATTCGGAGTACACG gtgtGTGCGTCGGCGCCCCTCCTCAGCGTGGCATGGGACCGGGTAATCCTAGACGAGGCCCACAACATCAAGAACCCCAAGGTGCAGACCTCCATGGCCGTGTGCCGGCTGAGGGCACGGGCGCGCTGGGCCGTCACGGGCACGCCCATCCAGAACAACCTGCTGGACATGTACTCTCTGCTCAA gtTCCTGCGTTGCGCTCCGTTCGATGAGTTCAAGCTGTGGAAGTTTCAGGTGGACAATGGCTCcaagcgaggaggagagagactcaACATCCTGACCCAGAGCCTCCTGCTGAGACGCACCAAGCACCAGGCCGACTCCTCTGGAAAACCCCTG GTGTCTCTCCCTTCACGCACCTGCCTGGTGCACCGCCTCACCCTGTCAAAGGAGGAGCAGTCGGTCTACGATGTGGTCTTCGCCCAGTCCAG GTCTACTCTGCAGAACTACCTGCAGAGACATGAGGGGAGAGCCATGGACAAGGCGCACGCCAACGCCCCTAACCCCTTCAACAAAG TGGCCCAGGAGTTTGGTGTATCGCAGTCTGACCCTAAAGCCCCCATTACCCAGAAGCCCCAGCAGGGATCCAGCACCATCCACATTCTGTCTCTTTTGCTACGCCTCAGACAGTGTTGCAGCCACCTGTCCCTGCTTAAAAAg ACTCTGGACGCCACGGAGCTGGAAGGTGACGGGGTGGTTCTTTCCCTGGAGGAACAGCTCaacgctctgtctctctccacggGGACCCCTTCGTCCTCAGGCCCAGGGTCCGAGGACACAGTGTCCCTCAACGGGAGCCGCTTCCCCTCCTGCCTGTTTGAGGACCCCAGCAAGAGCACCAAG ATCTCTGCCCTTGTCTCTGAGCTGAAGGCCATCAGGAAGAGTGACCCAGATCAGAAAAG tgtaatTGTGTCACAGTGGACAAGCATGCTCAAAATTGTGGCAGTGCACCTGAGGACTCTGGGCCTGAAGTACGCCGTCATCGACGGCACCGTCCCTCCTAAGAACCGCATGGACCTGGTGGAGGACTTCAACACCAACCCCATGGGTCCCCAG GTGATGCTGGTGTCTCTATGTGCTGGGGGCGTCGGCCTCAATCTGATTGGGGGAAaccacctcttcctcatcgACATGCACTG GAACCCGGCATTGGAGGACCAAGCCTGCGACAGAATCTACAGGGTTGGACAGCGCAGGGACGTCACCATCCACAG GTTTGTGTGCGAGGGAACGGTGGAGGACAAAATCGCCACACtacaggagaagaagaaggagctggCCCAGAAGGTTCTCTCGGGCACAGGAAGCACCTTCACCAAGCTCTCCCTGGCTGACCTCCGAGTAATCTTCGGAGTGTGA